From a single Saimiri boliviensis isolate mSaiBol1 chromosome 7, mSaiBol1.pri, whole genome shotgun sequence genomic region:
- the ULK1 gene encoding serine/threonine-protein kinase ULK1, with product MEPGRGGTETVGKFEFSRKDLIGHGAFAVVFKGRHREKHDLEVAVKCINKKNLAKSQTLLGKEIKILKELKHENIVALYDFQEMANSVYLVMEYCNGGDLADYLHTMRTLSEDTIRLFLQQIAGAMRLLHSKGIIHRDLKPQNILLSNPAGRRANPNSIRVKIADFGFARYLQSNMMAATLCGSPMYMAPEVIMSQHYDGKADLWSIGTIVYQCLTGKAPFQASSPQDLRLFYEKNKTLVPTIPRETSAPLRQLLLALLQRNHKDRMDFDEFFHHPFLDASPSVRKSPPVPVPSYPSSGSGSSSSSSSTSHLASPPSLGEMQQLQKTLSSPADAAGFLHSSRDSGGSKDSSCDTDDFVMVPAQFPGDLVAEVPSAKPPPDSLMCSGSSLVASVGLESRGRTPSPSPPCSSSPSPSGRAGPFSSSRCGASVPIPVPTQVQNYQRIERNLQSPTPFQTPRSSAIRRSGSTSPLGFARASPSPPAHAEHGGVLARKMSLGGGRPFTPSPQVGTIPERPGWSGTPSPQGAEMRGGRSPRPGSSAPEHSTRTSGLGCRLHSAPNLSDLHAVRPKLPKPPTDPLGAVFSPPQASPPQPSHGPQSCRNLRGSPKLPDFLQRNPLPPILGSPTKAVPSFDFPKTPSSQNLLALLARQGVVMTPPRNRTLPDLSEVGPLHSQPLGPGLRPGEDPKGPFGRSFSTSRLTDLLLKAAFGTQAPDPGSTESLQEKPMEIAPSAGFGGSLHPGARAGGASSPAPVVFTVGSPPSGSTPPQAPRTRMFSVGSAGSSARHLGPGACSEAPAPELSAPGHGCSFADPIAANLEGGVTFEAPDLPEETLMEQEHTEILHGLRFTLLFVQHVLEIAALKGSASEAAGGPSYQLQESVVADQISLLSREWGFAEQLVLYLKVAELLSSGLQTAIDQIRAGKLCLSSTVKQVVRRLNELYKASVVSCQGLSLRLQRFFLDKQRLLDRIHSITAERLIFSHAVQMVQSAALDEMFQHREGCVPRYHKALLLLEGLQHMLSDPADIENVAKCKLCIERRLSALLTGICA from the exons ATGGAGCCCGGCCGCGGCGGCACCGAGACCGTGGGCAAGTTCGAGTTCTCCCGCAAGGACCTGATCGGCCACGGCGCCTTCGCGGTGGTCTTCAAGGGCCGCCACCGCGAG AAGCACGATCTGGAGGTCGCTGTCAAGTGCATTAACAAGAAGAACCTCGCCAAGTCTCAGACGCTGCTGGGGAAGGAAATCAAGATCCTGAAG GAACTGAAACATGAAAACATCGTGGCCCTGTACGACTTCCAG GAAATGGCCAATTCTGTCTACCTGGTCATGGAG TACTGCAACGGCGGGGACCTGGCCGACTACCTGCACA CCATGCGCACACTGAGTGAGGACACCATCAGGCTCTTCCTGCAGCAGATCGCAGGTGCCATGCGGCTCCTGCACAGCAAGGGCATCATCCACCGCGACCTGAAGCCGCAGAACATCCTGCTGTCCAACCCCGCTGGCCGCCGCGCCAACCCCAACAGCATCCGCGTCAAGATCG CTGACTTTGGCTTCGCGCGGTACCTCCAGAGCAACATGATGGCAGCCACGCTCTGCGGCTCCCCCATGTACATG GCCCCCGAGGTCATCATGTCGCAGCACTATGACGGGAAGGCGGACCTGTGGAGCATCGGCACCATCGTCTACCAGTGCCTGACTGGGAAGGCGCCCTTCCAG GCCAGCAGCCCGCAGGACCTGCGCCTGTTCTACGAGAAGAACAAGACGCTGGTGCCCAC CATCCCGCGGGAGACCTCGGCCCCGCTGCGCCAGCTGCTCCTGGCCCTGCTCCAGCGCAACCACAAGGACCGCATGGACTTCG ATGAGTTTTTCCATCACCCTTTCCTGGACGCCAGCCCCTCAGTCAGGAAGT CCCCGCCTGTGCCTGTGCCCTCGTACCCAAGCTCTGGGTCTGGTAGCAGCTCCAGCAGCAGCTCCacctcccacctggcctccccGCCG TCCCTGGGCGAGatgcagcagctgcagaagacCCTGAGCTCCCCAGCCGACGCCGCTGGCTTCCTGCACAGCTCCCGGGACTCCGGCGGCAGCAAGGACTCCTCCTGTGACACGGACGACTTCGTCATGGTCCCCGCGCAGTTTCCAG GTGACCTGGTTGCTGAGGTACCCAGTGCCAAGCCCCCGCCAGACAGCCTGATGTGCAGTGG GAGCTCGCTGGTGGCCTCTGTGGGCCTGGAGAGCCGCGGCCGGACCCCGTCTCCATCCCCACCCTGCAGCAGCTCCCCTAGTCCCTCAGG CCGGGCCGGCCCATTCTCCAGCAGCAGGTGTGGCGCCTCAGTCCCCATCCCAGTCCCCACGCAGGTGCAGAACTACCAGCGCATCGAACGAAACCTGCAGTCACCTACCCCGTTTCAAACGCCTAG GTCCTCTGCCATCCGCAGGTCAGGTAGCACCAGCCCCCTGGGCTTTGCACGGGCTAGCCCTTCACCCCCTGCCCATGCCGAGCATGGAGGCGTCCTGGCCAGGAAGATGTCCCTGGGTGGAGGCCGGCCCTTCACGCCATCCCCTCAAG TTGGAACCATCCCTGAGCGGCCAGGCTGGAGCGGGACGCCCTCCCCACAGGGGGCGGAGATGCGTGGTGGCAGGTCCCCTCGTCCAG GCTCCTCCGCGCCCGAGCACTCCACCCGCACCTCCGGGCTGGGATGCCGCCTGCACAGCGCCCCCAACCTGTCTGACCTGCACGCTGTCCGCCCCAAGCTGCCCAAGCCCCCCACGGACCCCCTGGGAGCCGTGTTCAGCCCTCCACAGGCCAGCCCTCCACAGCCGTCCCACGGGCCACAGTCCTGCCGGAACCTGCGGGGCTCACCCAAGCTGCCTGACTTCCTGCAGCGAAACCCCCTGCCCCCCATCCTGGGCTCCCCCACCAAG GCTGTGCCCTCCTTCGACTTCCCAAAGACTCCCAGCTCCCAGAACCTGCTGGCCCTCCTAGCCCGTCAGGGCGTGGTGATGACGCCCCCTCGAAACCGGACGCTGCCCGACCTCTCTGAGGTGGGACCCCTCCACAGTCAGCCGCTGGGCCCTGGCCTGCGGCCAGGCGAGGACCCCAAGGGTCCCTTTGGCCG GTCTTTCAGCACCAGCCGCCTCACCGACCTGCTCCTGAAGGCAGCGTTTGGGACACAAGCACCGGACCCTGGCAGCACCGAGAGCCTGCAGGAGAAGCCCATGGAGATTG CACCCTCAGCTGGCTTTGGAGGGAGCCTGCACCCAGGAGCCCGTGCTGGGGGTGCCAGCAGCCCCGCCCCGGTCGTGTTCACCGTGGGCTCTCCCCCGAGCGGGAGCACGCCACCCCAGGCACCTCGCACCAGGATGTTCTCAG TGGGCTCCGCTGGCTCCTCTGCCCGCCACCTGGGgcctggagcctgcagtgagGCCCCAGCCCCCGAGCTTTCTGCTCCAGGACATGGCTGCAGCTTTGCTGACCCCATTGCTGCCAACCTGGAGGGGGGTGTGACCTTCGAGGCCCCCGACCTACCCGAGGAGACCCTCATGGAG CAAGAGCACACGGAGATCCTGCACGGCCTGCGCTTCACGCTGCTCTTCGTGCAGCACGTCTTGGAGATTGCAGCCCTGAAGGGTAGTGCCAGCGAGGCAGCCGGGGGCCCCTCGTACCAGCTGCAGGAGAGCGTGGTGGCCGACCAGATAAGCCTGCTGAGCCGAGAATGGGG ATTTGCAGAGCAGCTGGTGCTGTACCTGAAGGTGGCCGAGCTGCTGTCCTCCGGTCTACAGACTGCCATCGACCAGATCCGGGCCGGGAAGCTCTGCCTGTCGTCCACCGTGAAGCAGG TGGTGCGCAGGCTGAACGAGCTGTACAAGGCCAGCGTGGTGTCCTGCCAGGGCCTGAGCCTGCGGCTGCAGCGCTTCTTCCTAGACAAGCAGCGGCTCCTGGACCGTATCCACAGCATCACTGCAGAGAGGCTCATCTTCAGCCACGCCGTGCAGATG GTGCAGTCAGCCGCCCTGGACGAGATGTTCCAGCACCGCGAGGGCTGCGTGCCGCGCTACCACAAGGCCCTGCTGCTCCTGGAGGGGCTGCAGCACATGCTCTCGGACCCCGCCGACATCGAGAACGTCGCCAAAT GCAAGCTGTGCATTGAGCGGAGACTCTCGGCGTTGCTGACCGGCATCTGTGCCTGA